A stretch of Castanea sativa cultivar Marrone di Chiusa Pesio chromosome 2, ASM4071231v1 DNA encodes these proteins:
- the LOC142623175 gene encoding ethylene-responsive transcription factor ERF086, with product MSTSKTLDKPFQGYEAASSQVQNGFALIQRNTSPSQPGERRGRRKQAEPGRFLGVRRRPWGRYAAEIRDPTTKERHWLGTFDTAQEAALAYDRAALSMKGTQARTNFIYSDNTTFHSLLASFDVQAVVPTSSQFLTTTTTTTTHTKQPTNIHQSSTPQKLNNCTRSESETSTQLKNNTCAEIETSYGVGVADDNSFFFPNESNSGYLGCIVPDNCLRPSSNPTSTNSKYSNFTTSNDSANTNSIEIQSHCDSHTLPFDLVNVPTAAATASNYPGDFSCLDELNHGFWDIQQSWESNSSELSAMINNPLMVEDGCMGALYPIIDNPSYGLIMPQAVASSTTLSPSVSPYSDVVDLGYSLF from the coding sequence ATGTCCACCTCCAAAACCTTGGATAAACCCTTCCAAGGATACGAGGCAGCTAGTAGCCAAGTTCAGAATGGTTTTGCTCTAATCCAACGTAATACATCACCATCTCAACCTGGTGAAAGAAGAGGCAGAAGGAAGCAAGCTGAGCCAGGAAGGTTTCTTGGAGTTAGGAGGAGGCCATGGGGTAGATATGCTGCTGAAATTAGAGACCCAACAACTAAAGAAAGACACTGGCTTGGCACATTTGACACTGCTCAAGAAGCAGCTCTTGCTTATGACAGAGCTGCCTTATCCATGAAAGGCACACAAGCAAGAACCAACTTCATATACTCTGACAACACTACCTTCCACTCTCTTCTGGCTTCATTTGATGTTCAAGCAGTCGTACCAACCTCTTCACAGTTCctcactactactactactactactactcaCACCAAACAACCCACCAATATTCATCAGAGTAGTACTCCACAGAAGCTTAACAATTGTACTCGTAGCGAGAGTGAGACCTCTACCCAATTGAAAAACAACACGTGTGCAGAAATAGAAACTTCATATGGGGTAGGGGTAGCAGATGATAATAGCTTCTTCTTTCCTAATGAGTCTAACTCAGGCTACTTGGGATGCATAGTTCCTGACAATTGCTTGAGACCTTCTTCAAATCCCACCTCTACAAACTCCAAATATAGCAACTTCACTACTTCAAATGACTCGGCCAACACAAATTCCATTGAAATTCAGTCGCATTGTGACAGTCATACACTTCCGTTTGACTTAGTGAATGTGCCAACTGCTGCTGCAACAGCCTCAAATTACCCAGGAGATTTTTCTTGCCTTGATGAACTCAATCATGGTTTTTGGGATATTCAGCAGTCATGGGAGTCAAATTCCAGTGAACTTTCAGCCATGATCAACAACCCATTGATGGTGGAAGATGGGTGCATGGGAGCTTTGTATCCAATCATTGACAATCCAAGTTATGGGCTAATAATGCCTCAGGCTGTAGCTTCTTCAACCACTCTCTCTCCATCAGTTTCTCCTTACAGTGATGTAGTTGACTTGGGCTATTCACTCTTCTGA